From the genome of Longimicrobiaceae bacterium, one region includes:
- a CDS encoding multiubiquitin domain-containing protein yields the protein MTSKAAEGKPEHPGRGNDEIVIHIDKEPYKVTRSEMTVRELLALAGEEPSETSLVLRHGNEQQKYSSLDEVVPLRNGMHFVVYHNTPTTVS from the coding sequence ATGACCAGCAAGGCAGCGGAAGGGAAGCCGGAGCACCCCGGGCGCGGGAACGATGAGATCGTCATCCACATCGACAAGGAGCCGTACAAGGTGACGCGCTCCGAGATGACGGTCCGTGAGCTCCTGGCGCTCGCGGGCGAGGAGCCGTCGGAGACCAGCTTGGTGCTCCGGCACGGCAACGAGCAGCAGAAGTACAGCAGCCTCGACGAGGTGGTGCCCCTGCGCAACGGGATGCACTTCGTCGTCTATCACAACACCCCGACGACCGTGTCCTGA
- a CDS encoding E2/UBC family protein yields the protein MYGPERLLRDLGEIGYEVERVTGADGNVYAVIRGFVVPVGRFADRVIDLGLLAPPDYPRNVGSSIHVRATPQLLEYGSVPGVRNIIQSGLGPEWRYWSHNFGWGAGERSTRRLLSQINRIFAHA from the coding sequence ATGTACGGGCCCGAGCGTCTCCTGCGGGACCTGGGGGAGATAGGCTACGAGGTGGAGCGGGTGACCGGCGCGGACGGCAACGTCTACGCGGTCATCCGCGGCTTCGTGGTCCCGGTGGGCCGGTTCGCGGACCGGGTGATCGACCTGGGGCTGCTGGCGCCCCCGGACTATCCCCGGAACGTCGGCTCGTCCATCCACGTCCGCGCCACACCGCAGCTCCTGGAGTACGGCTCCGTTCCCGGCGTCCGCAACATCATCCAGAGCGGACTGGGCCCGGAGTGGCGCTACTGGAGCCACAACTTCGGGTGGGGGGCCGGCGAGCGGTCCACCCGCCGCCTCCTGTCGCAGATCAACAGGATCTTCGCCCATGCCTGA
- a CDS encoding ThiF family adenylyltransferase, which translates to MPEKTLPQDLSVALAGDLDAAMAAHLIREDREEDLLFALWTPSEGSSRLTALVQTPLFPREGERQRHGNASFNPEYFERVASEAVAEGCGIAFLHSHPGPGWQGMSPDDIRAELRMAGAALALTDLPLLGMTVGSDGAWSARMWEHTGRKEYERRWCRSVRVSGELLRVSFADHLVRPPRWREEFRRTVTVWGEEAHATLARLRVGIVGLGSVGSIVAEALARMGIERFVLIDFDEVQRHNLDRLLGATRRDLGRLKVDVAARQIRRAATAARVSVRRVAAAVTEEEGYRTALDCDVIFSCVDRPWPRQVLNHVAYAHLIPVIDGGIQVRFRRGRFTGADWQVQTVGPGRTCLECLGAYNRGDAATEREGKLDDPSYLAGLPADHRFKRNENVFPFSANLASLEVLHLVALATGTRGIEAGVQRFRTMPGVLDRVDVPSCSPECDTASLVAQGDRHFALYGHDHSAAEARSRQGAAAPPTVG; encoded by the coding sequence ATGCCTGAGAAAACGCTTCCGCAGGACCTGAGTGTCGCCCTCGCCGGCGACTTGGACGCGGCGATGGCCGCACACCTGATCCGCGAGGACCGGGAGGAGGACCTCCTCTTCGCCCTCTGGACGCCCTCAGAGGGATCCTCGCGGCTCACCGCCCTGGTGCAGACCCCGCTCTTCCCCCGCGAGGGGGAGCGCCAGCGCCATGGCAACGCCAGCTTCAATCCCGAGTACTTCGAGCGCGTCGCGAGCGAAGCCGTGGCCGAAGGGTGTGGGATCGCCTTCCTCCACAGTCACCCCGGACCGGGCTGGCAAGGGATGAGCCCGGACGATATCCGGGCGGAGCTCCGGATGGCCGGGGCCGCCCTGGCCCTGACCGACCTGCCCCTGCTCGGGATGACGGTGGGGAGCGACGGGGCCTGGAGCGCCCGCATGTGGGAGCACACCGGGCGGAAGGAGTACGAGCGTCGCTGGTGCCGCTCGGTGCGTGTCTCCGGGGAGTTGCTGCGGGTGAGCTTCGCCGACCACCTCGTCCGCCCTCCGCGCTGGCGGGAGGAATTCAGACGCACGGTGACGGTCTGGGGCGAGGAAGCGCACGCCACGCTGGCCCGGCTCCGGGTGGGGATCGTCGGGCTCGGGAGCGTGGGGAGCATCGTCGCCGAGGCGCTCGCCCGGATGGGGATCGAGCGGTTCGTGCTCATCGACTTCGACGAGGTCCAGCGCCACAATCTGGACCGGCTGCTCGGGGCGACCCGGCGCGACCTCGGGCGTCTCAAGGTGGACGTGGCAGCCCGACAGATCCGGCGTGCGGCAACCGCCGCGCGGGTGAGCGTCCGCCGCGTGGCCGCAGCCGTCACGGAGGAGGAAGGCTACCGGACTGCCCTGGACTGCGACGTGATCTTCTCTTGCGTGGACCGGCCGTGGCCGCGCCAGGTCCTGAATCACGTGGCTTACGCGCACCTGATCCCGGTGATCGACGGGGGAATCCAGGTGCGCTTCAGGCGCGGCAGGTTCACCGGGGCCGACTGGCAGGTGCAGACGGTCGGGCCGGGGCGAACGTGCCTGGAGTGCCTGGGGGCGTACAACCGCGGCGACGCGGCCACGGAGCGGGAGGGGAAACTGGACGACCCATCCTACCTGGCGGGGCTGCCCGCCGACCACCGCTTCAAGCGCAACGAAAACGTCTTCCCCTTCAGCGCCAACCTGGCCTCTCTGGAGGTGCTGCACCTCGTCGCGCTGGCCACGGGCACCCGCGGGATCGAGGCCGGCGTCCAGCGGTTCAGAACCATGCCCGGCGTGCTCGACCGCGTCGACGTGCCCTCCTGCTCCCCGGAGTGCGACACGGCCTCGCTGGTTGCCCAGGGAGACCGGCACTTCGCGCTTTACGGGCACGATCACTCTGCTGCGGAGGCCCGGAGCCGACAGGGTGCAGCGGCTCCGCCGACGGTGGGATGA
- a CDS encoding nucleotidyltransferase family protein, whose protein sequence is MIATPTLEDLRARREEILEIADRYGVYDIRIFGSLLHGDATPESDVDLLIKMEKGRSLFDLGGFVYDLTELLGRRVDVAEDTTLHWLIRDDVLAEAEPL, encoded by the coding sequence ATGATCGCGACACCTACGCTTGAGGATCTGCGCGCACGGCGGGAGGAGATCCTGGAGATCGCGGATAGATACGGGGTCTACGACATCCGGATCTTCGGCTCGCTCCTGCACGGCGACGCCACGCCGGAGAGCGACGTGGACCTGCTCATCAAGATGGAGAAGGGGAGATCGCTCTTCGACCTCGGCGGCTTCGTGTACGACCTGACCGAGTTGCTCGGCCGGCGGGTGGACGTGGCGGAGGACACGACGTTGCACTGGCTCATCCGCGACGACGTCCTGGCGGAGGCGGAGCCACTGTGA
- a CDS encoding rhodanese-like domain-containing protein, translating to MAKTFMQMASDAMAEVPSLSPEEAQRRLRDDPNAVLVDVRDLSRIRETGMAASAAPISAGTLPLRADQELPEEFRDPRLQDRSRTVVTICDAGPMAAISAKTLKEMGFTDVAYVEGGTQAWKDAGLPTEEPRDQ from the coding sequence ATGGCGAAGACCTTCATGCAGATGGCTTCCGACGCGATGGCGGAAGTGCCATCGCTCAGTCCCGAAGAGGCTCAGCGGCGGCTCCGGGACGACCCAAACGCCGTACTCGTCGACGTGCGCGATCTCTCTCGCATTCGAGAAACCGGGATGGCCGCCAGTGCCGCACCGATCTCGGCCGGAACGTTGCCCCTCCGCGCCGATCAGGAACTGCCTGAAGAATTCCGCGATCCGCGCCTCCAAGACCGCTCCCGTACGGTAGTGACGATTTGCGACGCAGGGCCCATGGCTGCGATCAGCGCGAAGACGCTGAAGGAAATGGGCTTCACGGATGTCGCGTACGTCGAGGGGGGCACGCAGGCGTGGAAAGACGCCGGGCTTCCGACGGAAGAGCCGCGCGACCAGTAG
- a CDS encoding tetratricopeptide repeat protein — MSRAKLVGLLWSESESERARHQLTTAAYDLRRALGEGVLISTPEELRLSGSGISCDLWEYEEALRRCDRERAASLYAGAFLDGFFLTDAPEFERWVDAERDRLARSYAQTLERLAEEMERQGNVQDATLWWQHLAAHDPYSSRVALRCMRSLIAAGDPGGALQHARTHASRLRRELEVEPDSELLHLASRLRSERPQEPERTDETEAARADNSAMAAVSPAGTAVSGVRDQSTTTSDAPREIPAPSPTLSRRSRGLLSLVLSGIAVLLIVTGVRRLGGDRLLSEEASEAVASEAVDPRARELYLRGRMAWSERSRQGLEQSVVLFRQAVERDPTFALAWAGLADAYVILGYLGLGPPAVMFPKGKAAALRALELDSNLAAAYAPLGQALVWERKWTDAERAFQRAIELDPSHATAHQWYGLLMVPLGRPEEAVVLTRRASELDPLSRQISNTYGMVLHYAGHSDQAREHYRQTIHAEPDSAWIRQNPWLLSNASRVYTALGEYAESIRLLELALRVVPSHPRPLADLAYAHAASGDRAKALQVFARADTANPQYAYFRASVFAVLGERDSAFSWLERIEEWGPSPVGELRMDPRMEPIRSDPRYVALLTRLGLSPTGDRRAMGRNDSASAPVVAQ; from the coding sequence ATGAGCCGGGCCAAGCTGGTCGGCCTGCTGTGGTCCGAGAGCGAGAGCGAGCGTGCGCGGCACCAGCTCACGACCGCCGCCTACGACCTGCGGCGGGCGCTCGGAGAGGGCGTCTTGATCTCCACGCCCGAGGAGCTGCGGCTGAGCGGGTCGGGCATATCGTGCGACCTGTGGGAATACGAGGAGGCGCTCCGCCGGTGCGACCGGGAGCGGGCGGCGAGCCTCTACGCGGGAGCGTTCCTGGATGGCTTCTTCCTCACCGACGCACCCGAGTTCGAGCGCTGGGTGGATGCGGAGCGGGATCGGCTCGCCCGCAGCTACGCACAGACGCTGGAGCGCCTCGCGGAAGAGATGGAGAGGCAGGGAAACGTTCAGGACGCAACGCTGTGGTGGCAGCACCTCGCAGCCCACGACCCCTACAGCTCCCGCGTCGCGCTCCGCTGTATGCGGAGCTTGATCGCGGCGGGAGATCCGGGCGGAGCGCTTCAGCACGCGCGAACTCATGCCTCGCGCCTGCGGCGCGAGCTGGAGGTGGAGCCCGATTCCGAACTGCTCCATCTCGCGTCCCGGCTCCGCTCGGAGCGGCCCCAGGAGCCGGAGCGCACGGACGAGACTGAAGCCGCCCGCGCCGACAATTCAGCTATGGCGGCAGTCTCCCCGGCCGGTACGGCTGTCTCGGGGGTGCGAGATCAGTCAACGACGACTTCGGATGCCCCTCGAGAGATTCCTGCACCGTCTCCGACCCTCAGTCGCAGATCTCGCGGGCTACTCTCCCTGGTGCTCAGCGGGATTGCCGTTCTCCTCATTGTTACTGGAGTACGGCGGCTCGGGGGGGATCGACTACTGTCGGAGGAGGCGAGCGAGGCCGTAGCCAGCGAGGCAGTCGACCCGCGCGCACGCGAGTTGTACCTCCGGGGCCGGATGGCCTGGAGCGAGCGATCGCGCCAGGGGCTGGAGCAATCGGTGGTGCTGTTTCGTCAGGCCGTGGAGCGGGACCCCACCTTCGCCCTCGCCTGGGCCGGTCTGGCGGATGCGTACGTGATTCTGGGCTATCTTGGTCTGGGTCCCCCGGCGGTGATGTTTCCCAAGGGCAAGGCGGCGGCGCTTCGTGCACTGGAGCTGGACTCGAACCTGGCCGCTGCCTATGCACCCCTCGGTCAAGCTCTCGTGTGGGAGCGGAAGTGGACGGACGCGGAGCGGGCGTTCCAGCGCGCGATCGAGCTGGACCCGAGCCACGCGACGGCCCACCAGTGGTACGGCCTCCTGATGGTCCCGCTAGGACGGCCCGAGGAGGCAGTGGTCCTTACGCGCCGCGCCAGCGAGCTGGACCCGCTCTCACGCCAGATCAGCAACACCTACGGCATGGTGCTCCACTACGCGGGACACTCGGACCAAGCGCGCGAGCACTACCGGCAGACGATCCATGCGGAGCCGGACTCCGCGTGGATCCGGCAGAACCCGTGGCTGCTCTCCAACGCGAGCCGCGTCTATACGGCATTGGGCGAGTACGCGGAGTCGATCCGGCTCCTGGAGCTGGCACTCAGGGTCGTCCCCTCCCACCCTCGACCGCTGGCCGACCTGGCCTATGCGCATGCGGCGAGCGGAGATCGTGCAAAGGCGCTCCAGGTGTTTGCGAGGGCGGATACCGCCAACCCGCAGTACGCCTACTTCCGCGCCTCCGTCTTCGCGGTCCTCGGCGAACGGGACTCGGCGTTCTCTTGGCTGGAGCGCATCGAGGAGTGGGGTCCCTCTCCCGTCGGGGAGCTTCGCATGGACCCGCGGATGGAGCCGATCCGCTCCGATCCGAGGTACGTGGCGCTACTCACCCGACTCGGGTTATCCCCTACGGGCGACCGAAGGGCGATGGGACGGAATGACTCCGCATCGGCCCCGGTCGTAGCGCAATGA